A single genomic interval of Lathyrus oleraceus cultivar Zhongwan6 chromosome 7, CAAS_Psat_ZW6_1.0, whole genome shotgun sequence harbors:
- the LOC127105411 gene encoding pentatricopeptide repeat-containing protein At5g18950, translating to MTMLLRRRGTSYIRNLTTETKQGGDYSKDQNFTHILSEICTITRTKPRWENTLLSQYPSFNFSNPNFFLHYLNHQNNSFLSLRFLQWLASHCGFSPDQSSCDALFDSLVDAGACKAAKSLLDDYPDFNPKPGSLESYVLCLGKGGMVEDVLDVFVRLKQVGFLPSVSTFNASLLACLKVGRTDLVWKLYEHMLESGVVASIDVETVGYLIKAFCVEDKVFNGYELLRQVLEKGLCPDNTVFNSLITGFCKERQYNRVSEILHIMISVKCNPGIYTYQEVINGLFKRKNDEGFRVFNDLKDRGYFPDKVMYTTVIKGLCDMGSLGEARKLWFEMIHKGLVPNEYTYNVMIDGYCKIGDFVEAKKLYEDMCDRGYAENVVSYTTMISGLCLHGKVDEALSLFHEMSRKGVAHDLISYNSLIKGLCQKGELVKATDLLHELLAQGFEPSVSSFTPLIKSLCEAGEIGGAMRLLKGMHDRHLEPIASTHDDIIVGLCKEGNVAQGMEWLLKMMSWKLKPKVLTFEHLIDGLSHEDRLDDILIVLDLMFREGYKLKESIIHSLVSKFSKEDFGFPNLCLEELVERN from the coding sequence atGACCATGTTACTGAGGAGAAGAGGAACCTCTTATATCCGAAACCTTACCACAGAAACCAAACAAGGTGGTGATTATTCCAAAGATCAAAACTTTACTCATATTCTCAGTGAAATTTGCACCATCACTCGAACTAAACCACGTTGGGAGAATACCCTTCTTTCACAATACCCATCTTTCAATTTCTCAAACCCAAATTTCTTCCTCCATTATCTCAATCATCAGAACAATTCCTTCCTCTCTCTTCGTTTCCTTCAATGGCTCGCTTCTCATTGTGGTTTCTCACCGGATCAATCTTCATGTGATGCGCTTTTTGATTCCCTTGTTGATGCTGGTGCCTGCAAAGCTGCAAAGTCATTGCTTGATGATTATCCTGATTTTAATCCAAAGCCGGGTTCTTTGGAGTCTTATGTTTTGTGTCTCGGAAAAGGCGGAATGGTTGAGGATGTACTTGATGTGTTTGTTAGATTGAAACAGGTTGGATTTTTACCTTCTGTGTCAACTTTTAATGCGTCTTTGTTGGCTTGTTTGAAAGTTGGGAGAACCGATTTGGTTTGGAAATTGTATGAACATATGCTTGAATCTGGTGTTGTAGCTAGCATTGATGTTGAAACTGTTGGGTATCTTATTAAAGCGTTTTGTGTTGAAGATAAAGTTTTTAATGGGTATGAACTTCTTAGACAGGTTCTTGAGAAGGGTTTGTGTCCTGATAATACGGTTTTTAACTCGCTTATAACTGGTTTTTGTAAGGAGAGACAGTATAATAGAGTTTCTGAGATTCTTCATATTATGATTTCCGTGAAGTGTAATCCGGGTATCTATACTTATCAAGAAGTCATTAATGGACTCTTCAAGAGGAAGAATGATGAGGGTTTTAGGGTTTTTAATGATCTCAAGGATAGAGGGTATTTTCCAGATAAGGTTATGTACACAACAGTGATCAAAGGTCTTTGTGATATGGGGTCGCTTGGCGAGGCTAGGAAGTTGTGGTTTGAGATGATTCATAAAGGACTTGTGCCGAATGAGTATACATATAATGTAATGATAGATGGTTATTGTAAGATCGGTGATTTTGTTGAGGCAAAGAAGCTCTATGAGGATATGTGTGATAGAGGTTATGCAGAAAATGTGGTTAGCTATACCACAATGATTTCGGGTTTGTGTTTGCATGGAAAGGTTGATGAAGCTCTGAGCTTGTTTCATGAGATGTCTCGAAAGGGTGTTGCTCATGATTTGATTAGTTACAACTCTTTAATCAAAGGCCTTTGCCAAAAAGGCGAGCTAGTCAAGGCTACTGATTTGTTGCATGAACTTCTTGCACAGGGCTTTGAGCCATCAGTTTCTTCATTTACTCCTCTCATAAAAAGCCTTTGTGAAGCCGGTGAAATTGGGGGCGCAATGAGGTTGTTGAAAGGCATGCATGACAGGCATTTGGAACCAATTGCTAGTACACATGATGATATTATAGTTGGGCTATGTAAAGAAGGAAATGTTGCACAAGGTATGGAATGGTTACTAAAGATGATGAGTTGGAAGCTGAAACCCAAAGTGCTTACCTTTGAGCACCTGATTGACGGTCTATCACATGAAGATAGGTTAgatgatattttgattgtttTAGATTTAATGTTTAGGGAGGGATATAAACTCAAAGAAAGCATAATTCATTCTTTGGTCAGTAAATTTAGCAAAGAGGATTTCGGTTTTCCTAATTTGTGTTTGGAGGAGCTCGTAGAAAGAAATTGA
- the LOC127105412 gene encoding regulator of nonsense transcripts UPF2, whose product MIWADEVNAALVELEEHDRIVSSDKASSEKLSDTDKPLSRTTSTAMVRDKQNNDNGTEENGVQDNVNDGEHDSGSDVIDVEEHDDEELDEENHDDGCETEDDDEDEDGPASDDEDEVHVRQKVTEVDPLEEANFDQELKAVLQESMEQRRLELRGRPTLNMMIPMNVFEGSAKDHHGRGVGGESGDEALDDDTGLNKEVQVKVLVKRGNKQQTKQMYIPSDSSLVQSTKQKEAAELQEKEDIKRLILEYNDREEEEFNGLGAQPTNWMQSGGNKAGGRGNSFEGTSGRGGGSRHRHHNYYSGGGIYYSRRR is encoded by the exons ATGATATGGGCTGATGAGGTGAATGCAGCTCTAGTGGAACTCGAGGAGCATGATCGAATAGTTTCTTCTGATAAGGCTAGTAGTGAAAAACTTTCTGACACTGATAAGCCCTTAAGTAGGACCACTTCCACTGCGATGGTTCGCGATAAACAGAACAATGATAACGGCACTGAGGAAAATGGAGTGCAAGATAATGTTAATGACGGTGAGCATGATTCCGGGAGTGACGTAATTGATGTAGAAGAACATGATGATGAAGAGTTGGATGAGGAGAATCATGATGATGGGTGTGAGACTGAGGATGACGACGAGGATGAGGACGGACCTGCTTCTGATGATGAAGATGAGGTCCACGTAAGACAGAAGGTGACAGAAGTCGACCCATTGGAAGAAGCCAATTTTGATCAGGAGCTCAAGGCTGTCTTACAG GAGAGTATGGAGCAGCGACGACTGGAGCTGCGGGGTCGTCCTACATTGAATATGATGATTCCAATGAATGTATTTGAAGGATCTGCCAAGGATCATCATGGGAGAGGAGTTGGTGGGGAAAGTGGCGATGAAGCCTTAGATGATGATACTGGCCTAAACAAAGAGGTTCAGGTGAAAGTTCTGGTTAAGCGTGggaacaaacaacaaacaaagCAGATGTACATCCCCAGTGATTCCTCATTGGTGCAGAGTACGAAACAAAAAGAAGCAGCTGAGCTTCAGGAAAAAGAAGACATTAAGAGGCTTATCTTGGAGTATAATGATAGAGAGGAGGAAGAGTTTAATGGATTAGGGGCCCAACCAACAAACTGgatgcaaagtggaggtaacaaAGCTGGTGGTCGTGGAAACTCTTTTGAAGGAACCAGTGGTAGGGGTGGCGGATCACGGCATCGTCATCATAATTACTATTCTGGCGGTGGGATCTACTATAGCAGAAGAAGGTGA